tcgtatCGGAATCATTCTTCAGTTTcagtttgcttttgcttaCATGCTGATACTCATCGGACATCGCGAATCAAGTGGATAGAACAAcagctaaaacaaacaacgaaaattaaacaatttcagTGGGAAAATATTAACGTACCAACATTGCTACtataacattatttaaaaaaagaaaatttagtTATAATCTGGCAGGGTTTTTACCTTTTTAGCTAAATTCTTAAATCGCTTCACTGCAGACCACAAACAATATGTTTTTCCTGTGCTAAGAAAatagctttgttttgatattttgtaCCGACTGTCATCCACTCTGAACAAGATTTATACAAACCGAGAAGGCATAGTTGAAAGCAATCCAATCTGCAAATGTAACACGAAAAGGCAAGCGACGATGATACCGAAGGCCACCTTCTCCGGAGTAAACACAACCCAGTTTTGTAAGGAATGCAAGTTCTCATTTATTTAGCTCATTTATTGGCTCACTAGCAGGATTTATGTTCAGTCTAACATAAACATTTGCAGATTGGGTGGTATCTGGGTTACCCTGTAGTTTAAATCAAGGTATATAGAACAAGCAAAGTGCGCTTTGACAACTCTGCCAAATACAAATATACAGCCAATACCCGACTTACGCGGCTCTTGACTCACATGGATTCGGAGATACtccaattttaaaaattccaaactgGAATGGTACCTGTTGTGCAGCGTTGGGATCTGTTCATGAGAATCTAGTCTGTCGGTATGGCAAACGCGATAACAATGGAACAGCATCCTGATGGCATTGAAACAGGAACTTTTTATCTACCACCCATCGTATCGGTTGGTATGTGTTTTGTGATAACCATTATTTATGTCGCTAGCTTATATGTGTGAAACTCAAAGCATGACCGGTAAGATTATGTGCCTGTTTGATAACCATATGTTTGATGCCATAGCCCGATAGATCAATGATACTAACGTAATCATCCCATTTTAGTGACCATCCCTCGACCATAAAGCGGCGATTTTTTAGCATGTTTGTGGTAATGCTCGTAGCTCCATTGTTCCTGCTCACCCTTGGCATTAAGGATATGTTCCATCGTTACACTATGTGGCAAATAATAGGATTCCGGAAGGAAGGATTATTTAACGCCACGCTCGTTCCCTTGCTCCTCTCGATGGTGTTATTTCTTGGACCGCTAAGCATGCAGCTATCGAACGGCATTTGGCAAATGTATTCGACGCCAATGTACTGGATGAATGCCGTGCGTAATTTGCTATGGTTGCGGAGTCACCTTGTCGCGCCGCTCTCAGAAGAGTTTACCTTTCGTGCCTGCATGCTGCCcctgctgctgcaaacgttTCGATCATCAACCGCAATGTTGATCACGGCACTCCTGTTTGGGTTGGCGCATCTGCATCATATAAAGGAGCACTTGCAGAAGGGTCGACCGCTGCGTGAGGTACTAATAGTATCGttcttccaatttttttaCACCACCATCTTTGGCATCTATTCGGcacatttgtttgttcgctCGGGACATTTTGTCGCACCGTTTGTGGTGCATGCCTTCTGCAACCATATGGGTTTTCCTGACGTTCAAGAGGTGCAATCGCAACCACTCCGAAAAAAGTATCTTTTCATCGGCATCCATATCCTTGGGTTGGTAGGATGGATCGTTCTTCTACCTAGCTTAACCACGGCAAACTGGTATTCTAATAATATGTTCAGGACTTCTGAGCTATAACTTGAGAAGATTTTCCTGTGTCATCGCGTAATTACATATGCCACATATGTCTATTCGTTGCATTTGCAAGCGGCCATCCTAGTGTACtctaaatggaaataaaacacgagCCTCCCCTTAGGGTCGGAAATGCCTTTTTGTATTGGCAAATAAAGAACAATTAGGAATTACAATTGTGAACTACAATGTTTGATTATAACATTACAAGAAGCACTACCAAACTTGCGCAAAAACCGAGTCTCATTTTCATAAACCTGAACCATGAACCGTTTCATGATTTAACCATTTCGGATTTCCGACAGATGTTTTGCAATCGCTCCATTACCGGGCAAACCATCAGCAAGATTCGAGTTCACAATCAAAATGCCATTCTATTTTAGCGGCTGATTagttgaaattatttgtttaagtaTGTTTTGTAATGAATAACGCTTTTTGTATGTCGATCGATATACGTGATGAATCAATTCGATTAATTCTAGTTCAAAAACAATCTCCTTATCAGTTTGAATGCTAATTTCATAACGTTGGCAACTATTCAGTTTGTTTATTACGCTTTTCCTCTCAAAAACTGAAATTTAACATTCTcacaaaattattttctaatgTTACTTTATGCGTCAAACGCATTTATGTGAATCTGTAGGCATTTTAATACAACAATCTTATTTTTGCTTAGGATCGTCTGTAATTTCTTCGATCGTCGCTGTAGAAGTTTTTGGGGTATTCATCTTGTAGATCTTATAATTGAGCACGCTAGCAAACGCGCACCAGGCAAAATATGGAACGAAGAGATAACCAGCGAGCTTATTAATCTCGTAGAAAGCGCAGCCAGTCGCTGCTACCGATCCAGTTAGGGCTAAAATTTCAACCAAGCTCTTAAATGGGacggaaagaataaaaaatagcaataTAAAGTAAAAGGATGTAGGAATAACGTGAAGCATTTTTACCCATTTCAATTGATGCATTCCGAAAAAGATAGGCGTCCAAGCCCAGTTGAGGGCTAGTTGGGTACCATAGAGTACCAGTGGAATTCGTGCTGGTCCGCTAAAGCCACCGCCCGTTTTCCAGACTAAGTAAGATGCGTATCCCATACCAGTGTAAAGTGATGTCCATACCGGAGCAAACAGCCAGTTTGGTGGCCGGAACGATGGAAAATTGAGTTGACTGTACCACTCCTTAATCTGCGTGCGGGTTAATTGCCCATTTACGAATCCACCCAGATGAGGTAAAATAACAGCACCAGCGATCTttactatttcacttttgctcTGCATGATTCTGGTGATGGTCAGTAAGTTAATTAAAGTGATGCTTGTTTACCACTGAAAACATCCGATTCACACACTGCAAGTTATAACCAAGTGAACTTAGGCAAAAGATAACATAAGATAAAATGAAGATAAACCGAAGTAAATAAAGAATGCGCTCCAGCAACATGCACTAAACCTTTATCACTTGTATGTTTGACGATGACTTCACGATTTCACAACTTTGCAGACTCATGGCTATGATTTCAGCAGTCTGCTATGATGACGATGTTATTTGTATTGCGTTTGTACACCGTTGACTCATATATGCTAGTGTAGGTGCATGCGAACGATGGTGTGTACACACACCAATGTTAAAAAtttagaagcaaaaaaatattgttagcCACGGTATATACATAATAATAACTAATACACCTTGGTTGTTGGTCACATGATTCAGAAGCATCGGGAATCACCCTGTGCCTACCTCATTGCATGCAATTTAATTAAGGAATCAAAAAAACAGAGTTTCTAAAAACTATAGTAGGAAAGACTTTTTTATCGCTATGggaataaatattatttatgaatGTTATATTCTACCAGGATTGTTTTTggctaggtttttttttttgtgtacagGTAGTCCCCGAGTTATGCGGATTCGGTGTTACGAGGTTTTTGGGAATTTGAATGCtgatataaattttaacacaaaatctaaccaaaaagacaaacaattGGTCGAGAATACAataattaatgttaatgttttcattcataaatcCGCCTGCATTGCTGAATAAGTAAAGTGCAAAGAGGGAAGTCGACTCTGCAACTTTGAAGCGTAAAGGATATTGCACCAGGATTCGACATACGCGGATCTTTCCCGCACTATACCGGTCCACTATAAAAGCTTATTGTGGGGGGCTGCCTGTACATATAGACTGGATCGATTTCGGAGTGTATATGAAGTTCGAAATCTCCGGTTCCACATAATCGAGAAATATATTTCACGAGTGACGGCAAACAACATGAATGGTAAATCGGTACAATAATATGAGCAGTATTTACACAAAATGTAGCAATTCCAATGTTATTTGTTGAAGCACCTAAAATATGTGGCATCGATAGCCCCATCGCTCTACAATATGTTATATGCTACAGCCAGCAATTTCAATCTGGCCTCTCGCTGCCTCGGCGATGAAGAAGTTCATTTAGTTATGTGCGTCCAGCGATAGGAATGGATTCTTTTCCTCGACAAAGTGAAACGCTTCACGGATTCGGGGTGTAAGCAGCAACTGTAGAAACTCCGACTGCTCGTTCGGCAAAAGCTTAATCAACTCAATAGAAGCAACGATAAGCTGTCTTAAGGCAGATGTTTTATGCGATACGTCTTTCTGGATACTGAGTGCACGCTGTTGTTCAATTTCCGGCGGTACGGACTGTTTCTGTCGCTCACTATCCGCTGTGGTCGTTGCTGGTTGATTTTCGCATTTGGTCGCATTGTTCAACACATGCGGCTGTTCCGTTTGGTCCGGTTGTTGTTGATTCAGTGGCTCAAACTCCTTTGCCTGCTCTTGCGCCGGCTGTCCGTTCGTGTTCGGCAAGTAGCAAGGATGATGCGGATGTGATAAATTTTTCGTTTCTCTCCTAGTGGGAATGCCTTCGTTACTTTGTTTCAATCCCGATGCCTGGTGTCCACTGTCTTCGCTTAACTGGTCCGCATAGTACACGATGCCCGGCTCAGTGCCATCGCGATTCTCGCCGAATTGATTGTCCGATTCTTCAGAAACTTCCGAATATTTATGCGGTTTGCGAGAAAAGTTGCGTTCGCGATCACTCTCGAGGTGTTGTATGAAGTGGTCTGCGATCATCTCCCATAAATCTCGCAATGCAAATAGATAATGGATACATTTCTCGTCACCCTTCGGATACAGTCCGGACGAGTACTGGTCGCAACACGAACTTAGCAGATATCGAACGTCCTCGGCTGTGAGGTTATGTATGCGCACGTTGTTAAGATACATATCCACCAGCGCCATGTAGTGAATTATCCACGATGAGTTCATCTGTTTGTACAGATTGGCGGCATAATCAATGCCAGATACCTTCTGTATCAGGAACTTCAACCCGGGCCGTGTATCAAACTCGACTGCCGCAATCAGGAACTGGCGCAACGCACGCAACAATATCTCTCTGCTATTCTGTCCGAGGTAGAATAGTGTTTTCGACCCGTTGGAACTGTTTTGTGGAGCCGCGCCTGAACCACCAGTGGATGCTTCCGCTCCGCTGGTATAGAAGCAGGTGTTGAGCTCACTCGGCACGTTCGACAGACCGCTCAGTAAAATATTTGCGATCAACTGCAGCAACATCTGGCTGGCAAGCATGCCAACAATCAAATTGCGATATGGAATGCGAATTATGTAGCAGTCTACTGCTAGTCCGTACGACGAGGATATCCCGGACGCGTGCGTAGATCCAGCGGTAGTGGTAGTTACCGACGGTGCAATCCCTCCATTGCACTGTAACGGGTACAGCAAAAACGAGTACGATCTGTCTTCTTGTGGTACTGCAAGATTACGCCCACCAAGCGCATCTCGCTGTGTGTCCATCAGGAACACTTGCTGCGCCAACGAATGAATCCGCTGCAGTTCCTCGGGCGTACTGTCCCGTCGAGCAGCTACCTTCACGTTCGCGCAATCGCCATAGAAACTGTTGGAGTTGCGATTGAACGCAAATATTAGCTGTTTCAGTGGTGCCATCGAGACCGTGCTGGCCCGATGGATGGCGGATGCGATAATCACCCACTGATCTTCATCGAACATATAACCGGCGGAGAAGATGATGTGTTTCATGCAGGAGACACCGACCCTTGCGATTGTTTCTTGTGACTGGGCAGAACATTCGATTAGCACCAGCAGTAGCTGCTTCAGTGCTAATATGGCTGAACTAGGGAGACGGAACGAGGAGAATGCCTTGCCAGCTGATTGATCATCATCGTGGGATTTGCTTTGACGCTGGTACTTCCCATCTGACGATCCTCGCATGTTCGATCTAGCAGTAGATGGTGGCGATGTAGTTAGCGTGTTGTGGCCGAGCAATGACTCGCTACCGATCACCACTCGATCACCCAGCGTTTCGAGCGATTGCGATTTCGCGAGAAAGTCTACCACCAGATCAGTAGTCATGCAGCAGCAATGCTTAAAGTTTTTATCTATCAGTATCCAGTTTTTCTGCGCCTTATTCACGTACCGCAACCAGTCCTGAATCATCGGTATCAGCAGGTGGTTGATGCAGTAGAATCCAAACTCCACGCCCGGGCTAATCATGAGTGCCttaaatagtttaaatataGACTGCAGTATTGGCGATTGGTGTGCGATTGGGCACACGATTAAGGAGTTTGTGAGACCATCCAGCAGGAGAAACCACACTTTCAGTACACCGCTCGGCCGGTCAAGATCGTCTATTTTCCTAATCGACTCCTTGTCGATGTGCAGCGAGCGATAGCTGATCATGCACTGTTCGTTAGTGTTTTGCAGATAGTCCTGTCCGAAGAACGTAAAGTTTTCCATCGAGTTTGGTATGTTCGCGTCAATTATGTGCGTATAGGTAATGCCTTTGATTTTGTAGGTGGAGTGCAAATTTGGGCACTGTGGCATGTTGTACATAAAGTCCAATATGGTCGCGCAACGCTCAAGAAATTTGAGTGCATCGTACAGGAAGTCGCCTGAGCGCATCGTTAGCGATATGTCTTCCGGGCCCGTTGCCGGGTATTGGCCGTGGTCGGCCGCCGATGGTCCGCTGCCGGAGATCTCCAGATACGATAGCAGACAGAGGATGCAATCGAGCCCCGCGTTAGCGAATACCAGCATGTTGTCCGTTTCGAGAAATACGCGAAAGATGTCGATGATGTTGGACAAATGTACCGGCCGGTTTCGGGCAGTACGCAGCGTACCAAACAGAGGCCTCCAGCCTGACCGTATCTCCGTACGGTGTGCTTCAACAATCTCATACAGACATGCTACAATTTGATCCTGAACGTCAATGTCACAGGAGTCCATGCTGAGTAAATTTTCAAACGGCTTAAGCAACGCCTCGTTAAAATGAAAGTGTGGCAACTCAGTCTGCTCAACCAACAGCGCTGTAATTATATCGTGAATGTATTCAATCGCACGCTTCGAGATACTGCGATCCTTGTGACAAGCGGCCTAcaatagaaaagaaataatggTAAATACAATCAGCACGTGAACGTCACGATTTTATAGCACACTTACATCCATCAGGTGTGGCCCAGTAATTGCCCAAACTTTGAGCACATGCAACAGTGGACGGGGACCTCGGAACACCTTTAATGTTACATCTCCGACGCGATGCAACAGTAACGACAGCGGCAAAGAATCGTTCTTAATTTTCCACGGTCGTCCGAGCCACCAGGACTTTTTACCTTTCTTGAGCGACGTACTGCGATAAAGCTGCTCCCTTGATGCTTTGCATAAGCTCCTGAGGAACTGCTGTAGGGCGGGCAGGCTGAGCCGTTCTGCGGCCTCCGAAAATAGTACGTCGGCTTGGTGTGACAGTGCGCACAGCATTTTGGCTGTATCCGGCTGCGTCAGGTTTACCGCATCATTTCCAGAGTACGCCTTCAATATAGTGATAACGTTAATATT
This sequence is a window from Anopheles marshallii chromosome X, idAnoMarsDA_429_01, whole genome shotgun sequence. Protein-coding genes within it:
- the LOC128708040 gene encoding translocator protein; this translates as MQSKSEIVKIAGAVILPHLGGFVNGQLTRTQIKEWYSQLNFPSFRPPNWLFAPVWTSLYTGMGYASYLVWKTGGGFSGPARIPLVLYGTQLALNWAWTPIFFGMHQLKWSLVEILALTGSVAATGCAFYEINKLAGYLFVPYFAWCAFASVLNYKIYKMNTPKTSTATIEEITDDPKQK
- the LOC128707301 gene encoding brefeldin A-inhibited guanine nucleotide-exchange protein 3, producing the protein MEELLMSIVKEAIGSKLQNLKQAAQIAHEKLSRQHGMHRDPSYELRSVCFTALQMALETKRPKFITYGLNGLHRIIREERFFIGMEPEDDSLWLPAQLLRATSSLSTIANEDTVVNVLRLILAMACSQTCTLNGRLLIEMLSKCGECWENGSRAVKAASLAAGSQCLRTFCAFLKDEAEEIVRLDPTGIISLGMAAAVYNEVIPVMQWLCSRLVEPANGNTKASESAANSSLYLMECILTLVVSLPSDVHANPHFTAFLWQKFCPTLAATMGSPGRVNKDKKFTYRDAIHLIESENRGFFTRPGLDGPQARCIYLTSIQLLRIAGAQGSLRPMLEALFHRMLLLPVPSNRAEPLRYAREIFKSPERLIDLAIILYPDKTQSSSDDMALFRLLIDAMEECAAAWHHGSASVYGALSSSVECVVALLESLQILSSGNFDESQIGDRIAETVNERYTTLSDADYTGPLTYQSMTRLPPPYRDAVAELRQSGFESSSESDADGPLEQGTIDPELGSVGSGDTEGPEDETHSSGDDVSSKTSQGNWLWAHIDDSGSSGRSDGDCDRQHARDFAGILAGELVSSLLRLKTSIEIDEAVQEFASRVCQRNSATRGDGDYGALTALNADGIYLATYSALLLALQLVSGGHYDEDGGGGCSDGQKPSAIPLTEQQFVTSVQNSGILVYLSAAWLRELYQCILAANPLQALSVTLRVGEQTGTHCALLDMLHDAGGTGPTQMLSDWQRLQSVVRIHSEQTPKQRAARKIARRLLTCCWDSMVAVLTAGLGEVDGSPTTRLVKLSKKTLRVRKETRGSGETLYALSLDGLHAAATLSNALSLQHLAGKIINLIASNVCQNAGPKIPASHALSMDVVLSGGLELGSHSADCWLPVFSVCRHVTQLEHDLFSSQNNNTNVGNASGVGQCKDASDQQFGKNEAQSDRQHLSLYSVDEDETCVDVYSFLQAPNTNANINVITILKAYSGNDAVNLTQPDTAKMLCALSHQADVLFSEAAERLSLPALQQFLRSLCKASREQLYRSTSLKKGKKSWWLGRPWKIKNDSLPLSLLLHRVGDVTLKVFRGPRPLLHVLKVWAITGPHLMDAACHKDRSISKRAIEYIHDIITALLVEQTELPHFHFNEALLKPFENLLSMDSCDIDVQDQIVACLYEIVEAHRTEIRSGWRPLFGTLRTARNRPVHLSNIIDIFRVFLETDNMLVFANAGLDCILCLLSYLEISGSGPSAADHGQYPATGPEDISLTMRSGDFLYDALKFLERCATILDFMYNMPQCPNLHSTYKIKGITYTHIIDANIPNSMENFTFFGQDYLQNTNEQCMISYRSLHIDKESIRKIDDLDRPSGVLKVWFLLLDGLTNSLIVCPIAHQSPILQSIFKLFKALMISPGVEFGFYCINHLLIPMIQDWLRYVNKAQKNWILIDKNFKHCCCMTTDLVVDFLAKSQSLETLGDRVVIGSESLLGHNTLTTSPPSTARSNMRGSSDGKYQRQSKSHDDDQSAGKAFSSFRLPSSAILALKQLLLVLIECSAQSQETIARVGVSCMKHIIFSAGYMFDEDQWVIIASAIHRASTVSMAPLKQLIFAFNRNSNSFYGDCANVKVAARRDSTPEELQRIHSLAQQVFLMDTQRDALGGRNLAVPQEDRSYSFLLYPLQCNGGIAPSVTTTTAGSTHASGISSSYGLAVDCYIIRIPYRNLIVGMLASQMLLQLIANILLSGLSNVPSELNTCFYTSGAEASTGGSGAAPQNSSNGSKTLFYLGQNSREILLRALRQFLIAAVEFDTRPGLKFLIQKVSGIDYAANLYKQMNSSWIIHYMALVDMYLNNVRIHNLTAEDVRYLLSSCCDQYSSGLYPKGDEKCIHYLFALRDLWEMIADHFIQHLESDRERNFSRKPHKYSEVSEESDNQFGENRDGTEPGIVYYADQLSEDSGHQASGLKQSNEGIPTRRETKNLSHPHHPCYLPNTNGQPAQEQAKEFEPLNQQQPDQTEQPHVLNNATKCENQPATTTADSERQKQSVPPEIEQQRALSIQKDVSHKTSALRQLIVASIELIKLLPNEQSEFLQLLLTPRIREAFHFVEEKNPFLSLDAHN